A region of Maridesulfovibrio sp. DNA encodes the following proteins:
- a CDS encoding HAMP domain-containing sensor histidine kinase produces the protein MDNLPTLKKFGEQLDLLKQLIKDGRAEDADSIAQSMYENYAYAREGYLSQEDELLDRRGDIEEKDERIFLLEGKLREACSIYNSDLQLFGKFCKALHHVNNFKSMADLPEMLQGIADDLELGRIAVVLDRELCEGIACPDVPTFYLKGCMRYIDATLNDAPNRVFLGPISRMMRPDIFFGDPEVGPELGGSCFSFGLTDKYNSGQLMGLFSIHDPSDERFHPDMGTDFLEYFCNSLGSTLIDVLNHQRGELLRADVERITRHDLKTPLNAVINLPHLLLADEDDPEKIELIKNIQDAGYRMLGLVNRSYDIYRMESGTYELQPGDVDVLPLLKRIELDLLDMVEARSSELQVFIDGNRAGNGDSFLVRGEELLLFSMLSNLVKNSLEACPAGTPVTVRLFSGDFPVLAVHNLGVVPDSVRNNFFDKYSTAGKTGGTGLGTYSASLIARAHGGSIRMESSEDEGTTVTVDFDPESARGCDGKFKDEF, from the coding sequence ATGGATAATCTGCCAACATTGAAAAAATTCGGCGAACAGCTAGATCTGCTTAAGCAGCTTATTAAAGATGGCCGTGCAGAGGATGCTGATTCTATTGCCCAGAGTATGTATGAAAATTATGCCTATGCCCGTGAAGGCTATCTTTCACAGGAAGATGAGCTGCTGGACAGGCGCGGTGATATTGAAGAGAAAGACGAGCGTATTTTTTTGTTGGAGGGTAAGCTCAGGGAAGCCTGTAGTATTTATAATTCGGATTTGCAGCTTTTCGGTAAGTTTTGCAAAGCGCTACACCACGTCAACAACTTTAAATCCATGGCTGATCTGCCGGAAATGCTGCAGGGAATTGCGGATGATCTGGAGCTGGGGCGGATTGCCGTGGTGCTGGACCGAGAGCTGTGCGAAGGCATAGCGTGCCCGGATGTGCCGACTTTTTACCTGAAAGGCTGCATGCGTTACATTGATGCAACTTTGAATGATGCTCCCAATCGCGTATTTCTAGGGCCGATTTCGCGGATGATGCGGCCGGATATTTTTTTCGGTGACCCGGAAGTTGGCCCGGAGTTGGGCGGTTCCTGTTTTTCTTTCGGTTTGACTGATAAATATAACTCCGGTCAGCTTATGGGGCTTTTTTCCATCCATGACCCGTCAGATGAGCGCTTTCATCCTGATATGGGTACGGATTTTCTTGAATATTTCTGTAATTCTTTGGGGTCCACACTCATTGACGTGCTCAACCATCAGCGTGGAGAACTGCTGCGTGCGGATGTGGAGCGCATTACCCGTCACGATTTGAAAACCCCGCTCAATGCTGTAATCAACCTGCCACATCTGCTGCTGGCAGATGAGGATGATCCGGAAAAGATAGAGCTGATCAAGAATATTCAGGATGCCGGATACCGCATGCTGGGACTGGTTAACAGGTCCTACGATATTTATCGTATGGAGAGCGGAACCTATGAGCTTCAACCCGGGGATGTAGATGTCCTCCCTTTGCTAAAGCGTATTGAACTGGATCTGTTGGATATGGTTGAGGCCCGCAGTAGCGAATTGCAGGTTTTTATCGACGGAAATAGGGCGGGAAACGGTGATTCATTTCTGGTGCGGGGTGAGGAACTGCTGCTTTTTTCCATGCTCTCCAATCTGGTTAAGAACAGTCTTGAGGCCTGCCCTGCAGGAACTCCTGTGACAGTGCGGCTTTTTTCCGGGGACTTTCCGGTCTTGGCGGTTCATAATTTAGGCGTGGTCCCTGATTCCGTACGGAACAATTTTTTTGATAAATATTCCACGGCAGGTAAAACCGGGGGAACAGGGCTGGGGACCTATTCCGCCAGTCTTATAGCCAGAGCCCATGGCGGCTCCATTCGTATGGAATCGAGCGAAGACGAGGGAACCACTGTTACTGTTGATTTTGATCCTGAATCAGCGCGGGGATGCGACGGGAAGTTTAAAGATGAATTTTGA
- the argS gene encoding arginine--tRNA ligase encodes MKAKQHLEKVLGSILEAKGWEWPEKAVIEPPKDKKFGDMSANIAMMLSKQAKMNPRAIAETIQEELAGDQYIEKVDIAGPGFLNFTFSNSFWQDLIPGVLSKGADYGRSEIGKGTRIQVEYVSANPTGPLHIGHGRGAALGDCLVRILEFTGYDVEAEYYVNDAGRQMLILGNSIWVRLQQSQGRDIADPEDFYKGDYIKDLAAEVLERNPGILDMSEDEAIAICREYGKDEILEGIKKDLAAFDVRHDVWFSEKSLVTANKVEETFADLKERGMAYEQDGALWFKSTELGDDKDRVLRKSNGDLTYFASDIAYHDDKYKRGFDIVVDIWGADHHGYIPRMQAAVEALGKKGQLDVILVQLVNLLRGGEQIAMSTRAGKFETLEDVVNEVGRDASRFMFLSRKSDSHLDFDLELVKQKTMDNPVYYVQYAHARICSVLRKAADQGIAIPAVDAAPLSALTNAEELDLMKLMDQFADVAENAGKNMSPHVISYYLRDLASALHRFYSMHHILSAEENVIAARLVLLQSVARTLANGLNLLGVSAPERM; translated from the coding sequence ATGAAAGCTAAACAACACCTTGAAAAGGTACTCGGTTCCATTCTCGAAGCCAAGGGCTGGGAATGGCCGGAGAAGGCCGTTATCGAGCCTCCCAAAGATAAAAAATTCGGAGACATGTCTGCAAATATCGCCATGATGCTATCCAAGCAGGCCAAAATGAATCCCCGCGCCATTGCTGAAACTATTCAGGAAGAGCTGGCCGGAGACCAATATATTGAAAAAGTTGATATTGCCGGTCCAGGTTTCCTCAACTTCACTTTTTCCAACTCATTCTGGCAGGATCTCATCCCCGGTGTGCTGAGCAAAGGCGCAGACTATGGCCGCAGCGAAATCGGCAAAGGGACCAGAATTCAGGTTGAGTACGTTTCCGCCAACCCTACCGGTCCGCTGCATATCGGTCACGGACGCGGTGCCGCCCTCGGCGATTGCCTTGTGCGCATCCTCGAATTCACCGGATATGATGTGGAAGCAGAATACTACGTCAACGATGCCGGCCGCCAGATGCTCATCCTCGGCAACTCCATATGGGTCCGCCTCCAGCAGTCTCAGGGCCGCGACATTGCCGACCCCGAAGATTTCTACAAAGGCGATTACATCAAGGATCTCGCTGCTGAAGTGCTGGAGCGCAATCCCGGTATCCTCGATATGAGTGAGGACGAAGCCATCGCCATCTGCCGCGAATACGGCAAGGATGAAATCCTTGAAGGCATCAAAAAAGACCTCGCCGCCTTTGATGTCCGCCATGATGTATGGTTCTCAGAAAAGAGCCTCGTAACCGCCAACAAGGTTGAAGAGACTTTCGCCGACCTCAAAGAACGCGGCATGGCTTACGAACAGGACGGCGCACTCTGGTTCAAGTCCACCGAACTTGGTGACGACAAGGACCGCGTACTGCGCAAGTCCAACGGAGACCTGACCTATTTCGCTTCCGACATAGCCTACCACGATGACAAGTACAAACGCGGCTTCGACATTGTTGTCGATATCTGGGGCGCAGACCACCACGGTTACATCCCCCGCATGCAGGCCGCAGTGGAAGCTCTCGGCAAAAAAGGACAGCTTGATGTAATCCTCGTACAGCTGGTTAACCTGCTGCGCGGTGGTGAACAGATTGCCATGTCCACCCGTGCCGGTAAATTTGAAACCCTCGAAGACGTGGTTAACGAAGTGGGCCGCGACGCATCCCGCTTCATGTTCCTTTCAAGAAAAAGCGACAGCCATCTTGACTTCGACCTTGAACTGGTCAAGCAGAAAACCATGGATAACCCGGTCTATTACGTACAGTACGCCCATGCGCGCATCTGCTCTGTATTGCGCAAGGCCGCTGATCAGGGAATCGCGATTCCCGCAGTTGACGCAGCTCCCCTTTCCGCACTGACTAATGCAGAAGAACTGGATCTCATGAAACTTATGGACCAGTTTGCGGACGTAGCTGAAAACGCAGGTAAAAACATGAGCCCGCACGTAATCAGCTACTACCTGCGTGATCTCGCCAGCGCACTGCACAGGTTCTATAGCATGCACCACATCCTTTCCGCAGAGGAAAATGTGATCGCCGCAAGGCTTGTGCTGCTGCAATCAGTTGCCCGCACCCTTGCCAACGGCCTGAATCTGCTTGGAGTTTCCGCCCCCGAACGCATGTAA
- a CDS encoding RHS repeat-associated core domain-containing protein: MHTAVNFELRKKSSKDLSVGLCLYGANEPPETQLENMWEVVDRYTGAKLVKPNRDLSGFEDGDIMYPSMRKPEAQARWDNMELKWKEDMERYKWIKRAAHARFMLENPEHRLSRSLAKTDYGKELISEFGASRPQLPQIHPRHNQPQTGTDTDLHEEFEFEQDRLNSGPENAIRTTPFVIHGSSKAFSVLATSKNEDGRIIEKQLTLTPLNHHLKYEYDAGGRLHKVWKGKQLIEEYLYGKAGERYFGATPQTGQRRFSYGPGLRPLKAGDVKYSYDDQGRLIMKQDNLDVTKYEYHQSGQLQQVVLPDGRRISYIIDPSGKRIARQVNGSTVESYGWYDFNRLAAVVDGEGRNRKEFAYNNAGAPITMRFNDEDYYFASDQAGTIYLVVDDNGDEVKRIICDSFGNTIVDTNDRISIPLGFAAGLQDHDTGLIHFGHREYDPSTGRFIQPDPNGLEGGNVDVYGYCDDDPVNFTEFNIFTQHKE, translated from the coding sequence ATGCATACAGCGGTAAATTTTGAATTGAGGAAAAAGAGCAGCAAGGATTTAAGCGTCGGGCTGTGTTTGTACGGAGCGAACGAACCTCCTGAAACACAACTCGAAAACATGTGGGAAGTTGTGGACCGTTACACTGGCGCAAAACTTGTGAAGCCTAACCGCGATCTTTCTGGGTTTGAGGATGGGGACATTATGTATCCCTCCATGCGTAAACCTGAAGCGCAGGCCAGATGGGATAACATGGAGCTGAAATGGAAAGAGGATATGGAACGATACAAATGGATCAAACGTGCTGCCCATGCCCGGTTCATGCTTGAAAATCCCGAACACAGGCTAAGCCGGAGTTTGGCAAAAACAGATTACGGTAAAGAACTTATTTCCGAGTTTGGAGCGAGCAGACCGCAACTGCCACAGATCCATCCCCGGCATAATCAGCCCCAGACCGGAACAGACACAGACCTGCACGAGGAATTTGAATTTGAACAGGACAGATTGAATTCTGGTCCTGAAAATGCCATCCGCACAACTCCTTTTGTCATACACGGTTCAAGTAAAGCTTTTTCCGTATTGGCTACTTCAAAAAATGAAGATGGGCGGATTATTGAAAAACAGCTCACACTTACGCCTCTCAACCACCACCTGAAATATGAATACGACGCAGGCGGCAGACTGCACAAGGTTTGGAAAGGAAAACAACTGATCGAAGAATATCTATACGGGAAAGCAGGTGAACGCTACTTCGGTGCAACTCCCCAGACCGGGCAACGCCGTTTCAGCTATGGTCCGGGCCTACGTCCGCTTAAGGCAGGAGATGTAAAATATTCCTATGATGATCAGGGGCGTCTGATTATGAAGCAGGATAACTTGGATGTAACCAAATATGAGTATCACCAGTCCGGCCAGTTGCAACAGGTTGTTCTCCCCGATGGGCGCAGGATTTCCTACATTATTGATCCGAGCGGAAAGCGCATCGCAAGACAGGTTAACGGCAGTACCGTGGAAAGCTACGGCTGGTATGATTTCAACAGGCTGGCTGCTGTAGTTGACGGCGAGGGCCGGAATCGCAAAGAGTTCGCTTACAATAATGCCGGCGCCCCTATCACCATGCGTTTTAATGACGAAGACTACTATTTCGCTTCTGATCAGGCGGGGACCATCTATCTGGTTGTTGATGATAACGGAGACGAGGTTAAGCGGATTATCTGTGACTCATTCGGAAACACCATTGTCGATACCAATGATCGTATTTCCATCCCGCTTGGCTTTGCCGCCGGTCTCCAAGATCACGATACCGGCCTGATTCATTTCGGCCATCGTGAATACGACCCGTCAACCGGACGTTTTATCCAGCCTGATCCTAATGGTTTAGAAGGCGGAAATGTGGATGTATATGGATATTGCGACGATGATCCGGTTAATTTTACAGAATTCAATATATTCACCCAGCATAAAGAGTAA
- a CDS encoding SAM-dependent chlorinase/fluorinase, whose amino-acid sequence MSRTIALLTDFGLNDPYVGQMKGVLATHAPESPIIDVSHGVEPFCVSQGAFFLAAAMAHFPGDTVFITVIDPGVGSGRRIIAAEFGKQVVLAPDNGVLELAEDRFSGTMIVTDLSEAAAKIHSSATFHGRDIFAPIAASLAGGTSLESLGPKLPLREIIRSGINKPVWLEDGVEATILHKDRFGNLVLNILDTQTLPERMTIPEEHLLSGNDDACVKRVSCYAELQAGATGLLAGSQGYYELALNRGAASEMLGLEPGDVLTLKF is encoded by the coding sequence ATGAGCAGAACCATTGCACTTTTAACTGATTTTGGACTTAATGATCCCTATGTGGGCCAGATGAAAGGGGTTCTGGCAACGCATGCTCCTGAGTCACCTATAATTGATGTCAGCCATGGAGTGGAGCCTTTCTGTGTTTCGCAGGGTGCTTTTTTCCTTGCAGCGGCTATGGCTCATTTCCCCGGAGATACGGTTTTTATCACTGTTATTGATCCCGGAGTGGGAAGTGGGCGGAGGATTATCGCTGCCGAGTTCGGAAAGCAGGTGGTCCTCGCTCCTGATAACGGGGTTCTTGAACTCGCTGAAGACCGTTTTTCCGGTACTATGATTGTCACCGACCTGAGCGAGGCTGCAGCAAAAATTCATAGCTCGGCTACTTTTCATGGCCGGGATATTTTTGCTCCCATTGCCGCATCCTTGGCTGGTGGAACATCTCTTGAATCTCTCGGCCCAAAACTTCCTTTGCGTGAAATCATACGCAGCGGGATCAATAAGCCTGTCTGGCTTGAGGATGGAGTGGAAGCCACCATCCTGCACAAGGACCGTTTCGGCAACCTCGTGCTGAATATTCTCGATACCCAGACCCTGCCCGAGCGTATGACCATCCCCGAAGAGCATCTTCTTTCCGGTAACGACGATGCTTGTGTAAAACGGGTCAGCTGCTATGCCGAGTTGCAGGCCGGAGCAACAGGACTTCTAGCCGGAAGTCAGGGGTATTATGAATTGGCCCTGAATCGTGGGGCAGCATCAGAAATGCTGGGACTTGAACCGGGTGATGTTTTGACTTTGAAGTTTTGA
- a CDS encoding adenosylcobinamide-GDP ribazoletransferase, with amino-acid sequence MNIIRDILITLGFMTRIGPVMEIEAEDIGRTVKWMPLSGLVMGLVIVLPFWLGLFAGKFWIQSWLTVAASVYLTRGLHFDGFADIADGAGPYPDPERFWKIIKDSCSGVFGVLALVLAGLGQAVCFYYLYEAGVYGAVVWIFVLGRLGNALMAMVGRPLARPGQGSLSMVGADGFSIGVAFVTTLLVGVFGVSPAVQGLGLLLTAGGVLFLFRLAKRVGGANGDFLGAAVVLAELAGLLAFCALN; translated from the coding sequence TTGAATATAATTCGTGATATTTTAATTACACTCGGCTTTATGACCCGTATCGGTCCGGTCATGGAGATAGAGGCTGAAGACATCGGCCGAACTGTGAAGTGGATGCCTTTAAGTGGGCTGGTAATGGGACTGGTTATAGTGCTGCCATTCTGGTTGGGACTGTTTGCCGGAAAATTCTGGATTCAGAGCTGGCTGACTGTAGCAGCCTCTGTGTATTTGACCCGCGGGCTGCACTTTGACGGCTTTGCAGATATTGCCGACGGAGCAGGCCCTTATCCTGACCCGGAACGGTTCTGGAAGATTATCAAGGACAGTTGCAGCGGCGTGTTCGGAGTGCTGGCTCTGGTTTTGGCCGGACTGGGGCAGGCGGTCTGTTTTTATTATCTTTATGAAGCCGGGGTCTATGGGGCTGTGGTCTGGATATTTGTGCTCGGCAGGCTGGGTAATGCACTCATGGCTATGGTCGGCAGGCCGCTGGCAAGACCGGGACAGGGCAGCCTGTCCATGGTCGGCGCGGATGGTTTTTCAATCGGTGTGGCTTTCGTGACTACTTTGCTGGTGGGAGTTTTTGGAGTCAGCCCGGCTGTGCAGGGATTGGGGTTGCTGTTGACCGCAGGAGGGGTTTTGTTTTTGTTTCGGCTGGCCAAGAGGGTCGGCGGGGCGAATGGTGATTTTTTGGGCGCGGCGGTGGTGTTGGCTGAGTTGGCCGGACTACTGGCGTTTTGTGCATTGAATTGA